The following are encoded in a window of Peromyscus leucopus breed LL Stock chromosome X, UCI_PerLeu_2.1, whole genome shotgun sequence genomic DNA:
- the LOC114696802 gene encoding nucleoside diphosphate kinase B-like: protein MHQELIREVIKHFEQNGLHLVPMKFLQASEDHLMQHYIDLKDHPFFLGLVKYMK, encoded by the coding sequence ATGCATCAGGAACTGATAAGAGAGGTCATCAAGCACTTTGAGCAGAATGGTTTGCACCTGGTGCCCATGAAGTTCCTTCAGGCTTCAGAAGATCACCTGATGCAGCACTACATTGACCTGAAAGACCATCCTTTCTTCCTGGGGCTGGTGAAGTACATGAAATAA